One Paramisgurnus dabryanus chromosome 10, PD_genome_1.1, whole genome shotgun sequence genomic region harbors:
- the LOC135718303 gene encoding uncharacterized protein isoform X1 — MPGGSTKKICPFCQGILFCAQKICSHCKKEQPLKQRLKKKLERFDEKREEWVVGRKKNHNTASIKDEANIMLEKLHAIGYKPVLLLGKENKKKDIKCEILTPRCTLSNFAQDYLQKIGSFYEYLCEGWTQDSSGNEDQLITLQLTPCEAGPTEGQMEQAGPTEGQVEQAGPTEGQVEQAEPTEGQVEQASLTEGQVSPTEGQVEQASPTEEQGEPTEGQVEQPEPTEGHVEQAEPTDGLVEQAEPTEGQVEQASPMVGQAVFTGSARGTVASCKKKKSGGPRHMPERKRPQKNCSYHTRLEVFPIRSVLRERVIKGKAEMLVDWEPCPVCGEQWAHSWQPKDSLQNNENK; from the exons ATGCCAGGGGGGTCTACAAAAAAGATCTGCCCCTTTTGTCAgggcattttattttgtgcacaAAAGATATGTTCTCATTGTAAAAAGGAGCAGCCTCTGAAGCAGCGCCTCAAGAAGAAGCTTGAGAGGTTTGATGAGAAGCGAGAGGAATGGGTGGTTGGTCGTAAGAAAAACCACAACACTGCATCCATCAAGGATGAAGCCAATATCATG CTTGAGAAACTCCATGCCATTGGCTACAAACCAGTTCTGCTACTAGGAAAGGAGAACAAAAAAAAAGACATTAAGTGTGAAATATTAACACCTCGCTGCACACTCTCCAACTTTGCCCAGGACTACCTACAGAAAATAGGTTCATTTTATGAATACCTTTGTGAAG GATGGACCCAGGATTCCAGTGGCAATGAGGATCAGCTGATTACTCTGCAGCTCACACCCTGCGAGGCAGGCCCCACGGAGGGGCAGATGGAGCAGGCGGGACCAACGGAGGGGCAGGTGGAGCAGGCGGGACCAACAGAGGGGCAGGTGGAGCAGGCGGAACCAACAGAGGGGCAGGTGGAGCAGGCGAGCCTCACAGAGGGGCAGGTGAGCCCCACGGAGGGGCAGGTGGAGCAGGCGAGCCCCACGGAGGAGCAGGGGGAACCCACGGAGGGGCAGGTGGAGCAGCCGGAACCAACGGAGGGGCATGTGGAGCAGGCGGAACCCACGGATGGGCTTGTGGAGCAGGCGGAACCCACGGAGGGGCAGGTGGAGCAGGCGAGCCCCATGGTGGGGCAAG CTGTCTTCACAGGGTCAGCAAGGGGCACAGTCGCAAGTTGCAAAAAGAAAAAGTCAG GAGGACCAAGGCATATGCCTGAAAGGAAAAGGCCACAAAAGA ATTGCTCCTACCACACTCGCCTAGAGGTGTTCCCCATCAGGAGTGTATTAAGAGAAAGAGTGATAAAG GGCAAAGCAGAAATGCTGGTTGACTGGGAGCCCTGTCCAGTATG TGGTGAGCAGTGGGCCCATTCCTGGCAGCCAAAGGATTCACtccaaaataatgaaaataaataa
- the LOC135718303 gene encoding uncharacterized protein isoform X3 encodes MPGGSTKKICPFCQGILFCAQKICSHCKKEQPLKQRLKKKLERFDEKREEWVVGRKKNHNTASIKDEANIMLEKLHAIGYKPVLLLGKENKKKDIKCEILTPRCTLSNFAQDYLQKIGSFYEYLCEGWTQDSSGNEDQLITLQLTPCEAGPTEGQMEQAGPTEGQVEQAGPTEGQVEQAEPTEGQVEQASLTEGQVSPTEGQVEQASPTEEQGEPTEGQVEQPEPTEGHVEQAEPTDGLVEQAEPTEGQVEQASPMVGQAVFTGSARGTVASCKKKKSGGPRHMPERKRPQKRQSRNAG; translated from the exons ATGCCAGGGGGGTCTACAAAAAAGATCTGCCCCTTTTGTCAgggcattttattttgtgcacaAAAGATATGTTCTCATTGTAAAAAGGAGCAGCCTCTGAAGCAGCGCCTCAAGAAGAAGCTTGAGAGGTTTGATGAGAAGCGAGAGGAATGGGTGGTTGGTCGTAAGAAAAACCACAACACTGCATCCATCAAGGATGAAGCCAATATCATG CTTGAGAAACTCCATGCCATTGGCTACAAACCAGTTCTGCTACTAGGAAAGGAGAACAAAAAAAAAGACATTAAGTGTGAAATATTAACACCTCGCTGCACACTCTCCAACTTTGCCCAGGACTACCTACAGAAAATAGGTTCATTTTATGAATACCTTTGTGAAG GATGGACCCAGGATTCCAGTGGCAATGAGGATCAGCTGATTACTCTGCAGCTCACACCCTGCGAGGCAGGCCCCACGGAGGGGCAGATGGAGCAGGCGGGACCAACGGAGGGGCAGGTGGAGCAGGCGGGACCAACAGAGGGGCAGGTGGAGCAGGCGGAACCAACAGAGGGGCAGGTGGAGCAGGCGAGCCTCACAGAGGGGCAGGTGAGCCCCACGGAGGGGCAGGTGGAGCAGGCGAGCCCCACGGAGGAGCAGGGGGAACCCACGGAGGGGCAGGTGGAGCAGCCGGAACCAACGGAGGGGCATGTGGAGCAGGCGGAACCCACGGATGGGCTTGTGGAGCAGGCGGAACCCACGGAGGGGCAGGTGGAGCAGGCGAGCCCCATGGTGGGGCAAG CTGTCTTCACAGGGTCAGCAAGGGGCACAGTCGCAAGTTGCAAAAAGAAAAAGTCAG GAGGACCAAGGCATATGCCTGAAAGGAAAAGGCCACAAAAGA GGCAAAGCAGAAATGCTGGTTGA
- the LOC135718303 gene encoding uncharacterized protein isoform X2, whose translation MPGGSTKKICPFCQGILFCAQKICSHCKKEQPLKQRLKKKLERFDEKREEWVVGRKKNHNTASIKDEANIMLEKLHAIGYKPVLLLGKENKKKDIKCEILTPRCTLSNFAQDYLQKIGSFYEYLCEGWTQDSSGNEDQLITLQLTPCEAGPTEGQMEQAGPTEGQVEQAGPTEGQVEQAEPTEGQVEQASLTEGQVSPTEGQVEQASPTEEQGEPTEGQVEQPEPTEGHVEQAEPTDGLVEQAEPTEGQVEQASPMVGQAVFTGSARGTVASCKKKKSGGPRHMPERKRPQKNCSYHTRLEVFPIRSVLRERVIKGKAEMLVDWEPCPV comes from the exons ATGCCAGGGGGGTCTACAAAAAAGATCTGCCCCTTTTGTCAgggcattttattttgtgcacaAAAGATATGTTCTCATTGTAAAAAGGAGCAGCCTCTGAAGCAGCGCCTCAAGAAGAAGCTTGAGAGGTTTGATGAGAAGCGAGAGGAATGGGTGGTTGGTCGTAAGAAAAACCACAACACTGCATCCATCAAGGATGAAGCCAATATCATG CTTGAGAAACTCCATGCCATTGGCTACAAACCAGTTCTGCTACTAGGAAAGGAGAACAAAAAAAAAGACATTAAGTGTGAAATATTAACACCTCGCTGCACACTCTCCAACTTTGCCCAGGACTACCTACAGAAAATAGGTTCATTTTATGAATACCTTTGTGAAG GATGGACCCAGGATTCCAGTGGCAATGAGGATCAGCTGATTACTCTGCAGCTCACACCCTGCGAGGCAGGCCCCACGGAGGGGCAGATGGAGCAGGCGGGACCAACGGAGGGGCAGGTGGAGCAGGCGGGACCAACAGAGGGGCAGGTGGAGCAGGCGGAACCAACAGAGGGGCAGGTGGAGCAGGCGAGCCTCACAGAGGGGCAGGTGAGCCCCACGGAGGGGCAGGTGGAGCAGGCGAGCCCCACGGAGGAGCAGGGGGAACCCACGGAGGGGCAGGTGGAGCAGCCGGAACCAACGGAGGGGCATGTGGAGCAGGCGGAACCCACGGATGGGCTTGTGGAGCAGGCGGAACCCACGGAGGGGCAGGTGGAGCAGGCGAGCCCCATGGTGGGGCAAG CTGTCTTCACAGGGTCAGCAAGGGGCACAGTCGCAAGTTGCAAAAAGAAAAAGTCAG GAGGACCAAGGCATATGCCTGAAAGGAAAAGGCCACAAAAGA ATTGCTCCTACCACACTCGCCTAGAGGTGTTCCCCATCAGGAGTGTATTAAGAGAAAGAGTGATAAAG GGCAAAGCAGAAATGCTGGTTGACTGGGAGCCCTGTCCAGTATG A
- the LOC135718303 gene encoding uncharacterized protein isoform X4, with amino-acid sequence MLEKLHAIGYKPVLLLGKENKKKDIKCEILTPRCTLSNFAQDYLQKIGSFYEYLCEGWTQDSSGNEDQLITLQLTPCEAGPTEGQMEQAGPTEGQVEQAGPTEGQVEQAEPTEGQVEQASLTEGQVSPTEGQVEQASPTEEQGEPTEGQVEQPEPTEGHVEQAEPTDGLVEQAEPTEGQVEQASPMVGQAVFTGSARGTVASCKKKKSGGPRHMPERKRPQKNCSYHTRLEVFPIRSVLRERVIKGKAEMLVDWEPCPVCGEQWAHSWQPKDSLQNNENK; translated from the exons ATG CTTGAGAAACTCCATGCCATTGGCTACAAACCAGTTCTGCTACTAGGAAAGGAGAACAAAAAAAAAGACATTAAGTGTGAAATATTAACACCTCGCTGCACACTCTCCAACTTTGCCCAGGACTACCTACAGAAAATAGGTTCATTTTATGAATACCTTTGTGAAG GATGGACCCAGGATTCCAGTGGCAATGAGGATCAGCTGATTACTCTGCAGCTCACACCCTGCGAGGCAGGCCCCACGGAGGGGCAGATGGAGCAGGCGGGACCAACGGAGGGGCAGGTGGAGCAGGCGGGACCAACAGAGGGGCAGGTGGAGCAGGCGGAACCAACAGAGGGGCAGGTGGAGCAGGCGAGCCTCACAGAGGGGCAGGTGAGCCCCACGGAGGGGCAGGTGGAGCAGGCGAGCCCCACGGAGGAGCAGGGGGAACCCACGGAGGGGCAGGTGGAGCAGCCGGAACCAACGGAGGGGCATGTGGAGCAGGCGGAACCCACGGATGGGCTTGTGGAGCAGGCGGAACCCACGGAGGGGCAGGTGGAGCAGGCGAGCCCCATGGTGGGGCAAG CTGTCTTCACAGGGTCAGCAAGGGGCACAGTCGCAAGTTGCAAAAAGAAAAAGTCAG GAGGACCAAGGCATATGCCTGAAAGGAAAAGGCCACAAAAGA ATTGCTCCTACCACACTCGCCTAGAGGTGTTCCCCATCAGGAGTGTATTAAGAGAAAGAGTGATAAAG GGCAAAGCAGAAATGCTGGTTGACTGGGAGCCCTGTCCAGTATG TGGTGAGCAGTGGGCCCATTCCTGGCAGCCAAAGGATTCACtccaaaataatgaaaataaataa